Sequence from the Rutidosis leptorrhynchoides isolate AG116_Rl617_1_P2 chromosome 3, CSIRO_AGI_Rlap_v1, whole genome shotgun sequence genome:
gtttttagtaagtccggttcgttccacaggaaaaatctttaaacaaagcttaacgctatattagtttacttttataaaaatacaaatatatatataagtaatattattattataaagggggtttttatcgtttaatgaccggtttgtcgattttaattcttcagtcgcagttaaaaccaaatgtaaaatattaaataaaagacttaatttaaagcgtaaagtaaataacgataatgaaattacgaataataaaagtgcgataaaataaacttgcgataattacaaagtacgataattaaaagtgcaattaaatacaataacaataaataaaagtgctataattagaagtgcaattaaatatgaaataaaggaaattaaatatgaaataaaagaattatgcttatttaaacttccgtaatcatgatgtttgacgtgttgattttagttttatgcccatgggttaattgtcctttgtcctggattatttaatatgtccgtctggtttttgtccataacagtccatcagtcataaatataaagtgcgagtgtcctcgtcaaattatccttatacccgaagtttaaatattccaactaattggggacttaaactgtaacaagattttaatactttgtttaataattacaccaggttatcgactgcgtataacccaaggttttaataatctgttatcaattatgccaagtgtccttgtacataatttcactcctgttttaataattctagtggctattaatccattcccgtgtccggttaaatgaacgattattcatacatataaataccccgcccatcgtgtccgatcgagtgtaaatggttatttatagggacgcccaattgtaaatctttatattaacactaacaaactatcatttagttaaacagatataaagcccattaatagcccatagtctaatttccacaagtgtcgttcttttgtccaaaccccaattatggtacaaagcccaattacccaattttagtaattagcccaacatcatgattacttcggattaaataagcataataataacttagctacgagacattaatgtaaaaaggttgaacataacttacaatgattaaaaatagcgtagcgttacacggatagaatttcgacttacacccttacaacattcgctaacatacccttattattaggatttaaaattaaaattaaaattaaaatataaatataaatattacgtatagatagatggatggatatattggatgatttaaaatgatcagaattcgtttgcttttatagggaattgagttcagggggtctccgcgactcgcgtaatttttgcactgcaaactccgcaactcgcggagtttgcttttacagctcacacaagtttggagcctttcttgccgacggtttataatatattatataatatataaataattataagaattatttaaatattatattatatttatgtgcatagttgacttgtaatttttagtccgttgcgtcgagcgttgagagttggctctggtcccggttccggattttcgaacgtccttgcgaataatttaatatcttgtactttacgttttgaatcttgtactcttgtaatttcgagacgtttcttatcaataattggaaccactttgattgtattttgtacttttgagctttttggtcatttgcgtcttcaattcgtcgaatctgtcttttgtcttcaccttttaatatttaaacgaatatcacttgtaaatagaacaattgcaaccaaaagcttgtatttcttggggaataatgctatgaaatatatgttcgtttttagcattatcactaatatttttgggatgagaatacatgcaggttttataaatgatttacaaaatagacacaagtacgtgaaactacattctatggttgaattatcgaaatcgaatatgcccctttttattaagtctggtaatctaagaattagggaacagacaccccaattgacgcgaatcctaaagatagatctattgggcctaacaaaccccatccaaagtaccggatgctttagtacttcgaaatttatatcatatccgaagggtgtcccggaatgatggagatattcttatatatgcatcttgttaatgtcggttaccaggtgttcaccatatgaatgatttttatctctatgtatgggatgtgtattgaaatatgaaatcttgtggtctattgttacgatttgatatatataggttaaacctataactcaccaacatttttgttgacgtttaaagcatgtttattctcaggtgaatactaagagcttccgctgttgcatactaaaataaggacaagatttggagtccatgtttgtatgatattgtgtaaaaactgcattcaagaaactgatttcgatgtaacatatttgtattgtaaaccattatgtaatggtcgtgtgtaaacaggatattttagattatcattatttaataatctacgtaaagctttttaaacctttatttatgaaataaaggttatggtttgttttaaaaatgaatgcagtctttgaaaaatgtctcatatagaggtcaaaacctcgcaacgaaatcaattaatatggaacgtttttaatcaataagaacgggacatttcaaagggaTCGAGTAGAAGGAGCAGTTTAACACAATAACACAGCTAGGTTGCCGAATACGCAACTGAACATCTTGGGACAATTAAAACAGAATTATCCTAGCTATCCTTACTAAACGACATAAGAGTGAGAGTTAGAGAACCATTCTATCCACTCGATCTTCAAGTTCTTGAGTCGATTAGATATCCATTCGAATGCTTTGAGTTGGATTTTCATTAGAGTTGTCGGTCCACTTTAACATTTGTTTGAAAATACTTTGAAGTTACGATTTCGCCACATTAGATAAACACAAGTCCATTCCGTCGCTTGCCAAATTTTCGATCTCAAAGATGTCATTGTACAATTACACCTTCCATGAAAAGCTTCATCGATAATAAACTATTTTCTGACAAAGAAGTACTTACACATGATGTAGACTATTACTACTATGGTTGTTTTGTTTCTTACACGTGTGACTTTAAGTGTAAGACTGTTTGTATCGGGAGGAAGAAACGCCACAAATTGCTTAGCTGGAGGACAAGAAACGCCACCATATGGAGTAGCGGTGTGTCACTTCCCGGCGTTTCCATGGTTTCCGTTTCATTCCAACGGAGCAAGAAACGCATGTCACttgcatttttttattttttattaatttaaaaatattatttttacccccttttaatacttaacccaattatattttaacacatcaccaCAATACTCTTAACTAACACCAAAAAGTAACATCACCACTACTCCACCCAAACAAGTAACACGTCCTAGTCATCTAAAAAGTGCAAAAAGGCAAGTGACACCAAAAGAAACGCCACTCACCGTTACGAAATGGTCTAAAACCATAAGAAGAGTTAGTATGTTGGAACTAATCGGATTACGTACTAATTACATTCGTAGGATAAATAACTAATGCAAATTTTGTCACCTTTTTCCCTTTTAATGATCGCATTCACATGttatcttttaaaaaaaaacaaaatcacGTTATGTGCTCTTAATGTTTGTTCAAAGTTTTGTACATGGATCTAAAGTATTTCGTTGACGTCGATAATCTATATGTTTGAAAATGTTGTGTCGTTGATCCCTGAATATAACAGACGTTAATTTTCTCATCGCTAGTGTGAAACATTTGCAATGCATACGAGGGCTTTACATATGTAATAGACATTTTTCCCCATTGCTAGTGTGCATCACGTCAATAAGATAGTTATTTCCCCATTGTTAATGACTAAAAAGTCCTCGTGTGCATCTCACGAGGTGCACCCTAACAATGGGAAAATAACGTCTATTACATTCAGGGACCGCACCATTTTCAAACATTAGGGTCAtttacattaaataaatattttcaGCCTATATATGAAACTTTAAGCAACAATTAAGGACTAATTGtgtaattttgttatttaaaaacaCAATTAAACATTGACCAAGCAAAAAAGTAAAAAATATACGGAGTAACAAATTAACGTACACCAATTACACAAACTTCTCTAATCACCCTTAATAATCTATCATCTTTAAACCGACATCCATTGCCAACAAAAAATGGTTTTTTCGCTAATCTCACAACCCCATCAAACAAAACACATTTTTCTTCATTAGTTACAACAAAACAGTTTTTATGAATACAGACTCAATAATATAATGAACCCTAACAAAAACTCCCTCTCCCTAATCAATTGTTTAATAATCCTGTTATCTCTTCTTTCCAACTTCCTAACCGTTTCTCAACCACCACCACCTTTATCCTTAAACTGCGGTTCAAAAGACAGCGGGCATGATTCCGACAATCGAAAATGGGAATCCGACAACAAATACCTCGTATCTTCCGACAAATCTACCACCTCAACCGCCTTAACACAAGACCCATCACTTTCATCCGATATACCTTACATGACAGCCAGAATCTTCACCGGTGAAACCTCGTACAAATTTAACGTTAATTCAACAAGTCGTTACATTATCCGTTTACATTTTTACCCTTCAAATTACCCTGATTACAATATTTCAAATTCTTATTTCATTGTCACAACAAACTCAATCACATTATTAAAAAACTTTAGCGCTTTTGTAACGGCTGAAGCACTTTCACAAGCTTATTTGATTAAAGAGTATTCGTTAGCTGCTTTTGATTCCGATTCGATTACGGTTACTTTTAAACCGGAAAAGAAATCGTTTGGGTTTGTTAATGGGATTGAATTGATCACGGAACCCGAGCTTTTTGATGATCAAGCTGGGTTAGTTGGTGTAGCGGAAGGTTCTGGCACGATCGACGGTGTTTTGTCGAACATGCAGAACATGTTCCGGTTAAACGTCGGCGGACAGTTTATACCGCCGACGAATGACTCTGGAGGATTGATGAGAAGTTGGTATGATGACACACCTTACATGTTTGGTGCAGGTAAATAATTCGATTACGTCGTGTACATCTGAATAGGAAAACCTTATATGTTTGTATTTGTTATAAAACTTATGGTTTAACAAATCCGTTTTTGTGTTAATAGGTACGATTAAGCATATAGCAAATGTTACCATTGATTATAAGGACTTGCCGGAGGCTACGGCTCCGGTGGATGTTTACCGGACAGCGAGATCTCAAGGGCCCGACCCGAATATAAACAAACAAAGCAATGTGACATGGGTGTTTCATGTTGATGCAAATTTTACTTATCTTGTTAGGTTCCATTTTTGTGAGTATCAACTTGAGAAGATTAACCAAAGGGTGTTTGAGATTTATTTGAACAACGAAACTGCTTTCGCCACTGCAGATATTATTGCGTGGACGGGTGAAAAGGGGGTTCCGACTAGGAAAGATTACGCGGTATATGTTGGTGATAAGAAAGGGGATGAGGAGATATGGGTGACTCTGCATACTAATATCGACTTAAAACCGGAGTTTTATGATGTACTTTTGAATGGTTTGGAGATTTTTAAGATTAGTGATTCGAAATCAAACTTGGCAGGACCGAATCCTGTTCCGTCCGAAATGATGCAAAAACAGTTGATCGCGAACCGGGAAGCTTATGACCCGGACGCGATCCAAATGAAACATGTTGTTGGGGGTGCAGTTGGTGGGGTCGCAACAATGGGGATTGCGTTTATGGTATTATTCATGATTAAAAAGAAAAGAAGGGGAACAGGGTCGAATTCGGGTGTTACTAGTTGGCTACCAGTTTATGGTCATTCGAATAGTAGATCAAGTACATCCGGGAAAAGCCAATGCGGTAGCAGTTTGTCAACAGATGCGGTATGCAATTGTCGTTACTTTTCATTAGTCGAGATCAAAAGTGCAACTAATAATTTCGATGAGTCGAATGTGATTGGAGTTGGGGGTTTCGGGAAGGTGTATAAAGGGGTTATCGATGGTAACGTGAAAGTAGCGGTGAAGCGATCAAACCCGTCTTCTGAGCAAGGTGTTAACGAGTTTATCACAGAAATCGAGATGTTGTCGCAATTAAGACATCGGCATTTAGTGTCGTTAATCGGGTTTTGTGAAGAAGGTAATGAGATGGTGTTGGTTTATGATTACATGGGTAAAGGAACATTGCGTGAACATCTTTATAAAGGTAACAAAATTACACTTTCATGGAAACAAAGATTAGACCTTTTAATTGGTGCTGCTAAAGGACTTCATTACCTGCACACGGGAGCGAAATACACGATCATCCATCGAGACGTGAAAACGACCAACATTTTATGTGACGATAACTGGGTCGCGAAAGTGTCTGATTTTGGGTTATCGAAAACGGGCCCGGATATTAACCAGAACCACGTTAGCACCGTGGTAAAGGGTAGTTTCGGGTATTTGGATCCTGAATATTTTAGAAGGCAACAATTGACTCAAAAGTCAGATGTTTATTCATTTGGGGTGGTTCTTTTTGAGGTGTTGTGTGCTCGGCCCGCTTTGAACTCGAGCCtcccgaaagagcaagtgagtttAGCAGATTTTGCATTGCAATCTGCGAGGAAAGGGACGTTGGAGGAGATGGTGGACCCACATTTGAAAGGGACGATTAAGCCAGAGGCGTTTAAGAAGTTTACTGATTGCTCGTTGAGGTGTTTGGCGGACCATGGGCTAGAACGACCCACGATGGGAGATGTTTTATGGACTCTAGAGTTCGTGCTTAAATTGGAGCCTAGTGATGAAGGACCAAAACCCGAGACGAAATCAGGGTCATCGGGTGGTGGTAGGGTTGAGTTTCCGATACAAAGTAGTGATATGATCGCCATGCATCTCAACACTTTAAACCTAGATAGCGATGAGGaattggatgatgatgatgatgatgctaataGTGCTGCTGCATTCTCACAAATTGTTGCTCCAAAAGGAAGATGATCGATGACGTAAAAATACTGCAGAAATCATTATCCATTTGAGTCGATTTTCCCATACGACCGAGGGAATCAGAATCATTAACTTTGAATTCAGTTGGCGAAAAAAGGTGGGAAAGAAATGAAGCAATATGTTGCGCTCGGGATCGAAAGGATCCAATAACCGCTAACAACTGTACTGAAGCAACAAACTGCTCATGATGTTTATGTAAACAGTAATTGAATATTAATTAGCATGCTTCCTTTGATTAGTAATTGTATGGCTCTAAATGCCATAGTTAAAAATGTAAATCTGGTTTCGACATGATCATAGACAGTAATATGTTTGTTAAAAACACTTGAAACACAAGAAAAAGATGAAAAATAATTCTTAGGAAAAGTCTTATAAAAATTAGGGGGAAAACACCATACACAACAATATCTACTGTACAATGCAAGTATGGAAACACTAACAGTAATGGCGGTTTTCCTCTTTCTGTTTACGTGAACACGTCTCGATGTTCAATATTTGCCTGAAAGCCGATAAAAGTTTTCGTCATTTCGCTTGTTGCTACCGCCAAGCCGGGCCCAAATTGTCCAAATTTCCACTTGCGAAACTCACGGGTATTAGATAAACGTGCGGAAACAAGTAGTTATCTCCCTTCATGAAGG
This genomic interval carries:
- the LOC139899429 gene encoding receptor-like protein kinase ANXUR2 translates to MTARIFTGETSYKFNVNSTSRYIIRLHFYPSNYPDYNISNSYFIVTTNSITLLKNFSAFVTAEALSQAYLIKEYSLAAFDSDSITVTFKPEKKSFGFVNGIELITEPELFDDQAGLVGVAEGSGTIDGVLSNMQNMFRLNVGGQFIPPTNDSGGLMRSWYDDTPYMFGAGTIKHIANVTIDYKDLPEATAPVDVYRTARSQGPDPNINKQSNVTWVFHVDANFTYLVRFHFCEYQLEKINQRVFEIYLNNETAFATADIIAWTGEKGVPTRKDYAVYVGDKKGDEEIWVTLHTNIDLKPEFYDVLLNGLEIFKISDSKSNLAGPNPVPSEMMQKQLIANREAYDPDAIQMKHVVGGAVGGVATMGIAFMVLFMIKKKRRGTGSNSGVTSWLPVYGHSNSRSSTSGKSQCGSSLSTDAVCNCRYFSLVEIKSATNNFDESNVIGVGGFGKVYKGVIDGNVKVAVKRSNPSSEQGVNEFITEIEMLSQLRHRHLVSLIGFCEEGNEMVLVYDYMGKGTLREHLYKGNKITLSWKQRLDLLIGAAKGLHYLHTGAKYTIIHRDVKTTNILCDDNWVAKVSDFGLSKTGPDINQNHVSTVVKGSFGYLDPEYFRRQQLTQKSDVYSFGVVLFEVLCARPALNSSLPKEQVSLADFALQSARKGTLEEMVDPHLKGTIKPEAFKKFTDCSLRCLADHGLERPTMGDVLWTLEFVLKLEPSDEGPKPETKSGSSGGGRVEFPIQSSDMIAMHLNTLNLDSDEELDDDDDDANSAAAFSQIVAPKGR